The following proteins are co-located in the Oceanimonas sp. GK1 genome:
- the ggt gene encoding gamma-glutamyltransferase, with product MFLFLFALLWLPLAHADNRPAPEAATGWQPQPLVQADQAMVVTANPHASRAAQTMLARGGSAVDAMIAAQMVLTLVEPQSSGLGGGGFLVHWHQEEQHLTTLDGRETAPQQAPPGLFLNDQGQPMGFMEAVVGGRSVGTPGTPLLMWQAHQRFGVLPWRELFAPAIDLALHGFAVSPRLARLIAQNRDSLFKDPDSRRYFFDPQGQPLAAGSRLSNPPLAALLTRLSIEGPSAFYSGKIAQLMVDKVQSAAGYLSLSDLEQYRVQQRPGLCFPYRRYKICGMGPPSSGTLALGQIMGMLSHFELSKLGPASPEAWRLMADASRLAFADRNRYAGDSDFVPVPVDGLLDPDYLSERAQLLKNTQRALPSVAPGTPNGQRPAAPDTSPEFPSTTHISIIDARGNAVSLTSTIENAFGSRLMVQGFLLNNELTDFAFVPEVDGVPVANRLQPGKRPRSSMSPTLVFDDQDRLLLVLGSPGGSSIIGYVLHALVNLLDWGMDVREAIHQPHVLHRGGALEMEPFGRNLALAPAMAALGFEVRTTELNSGLHLIMRTAGGLSGAADPRREGLALAAD from the coding sequence ATGTTTCTGTTTCTGTTTGCCCTGCTCTGGCTGCCCCTGGCCCATGCCGACAACCGGCCCGCCCCCGAAGCCGCGACCGGCTGGCAACCTCAGCCGCTGGTACAGGCCGACCAGGCCATGGTAGTGACCGCCAATCCCCACGCCAGCCGGGCGGCGCAGACCATGCTGGCCAGGGGCGGCAGCGCCGTCGACGCCATGATTGCCGCCCAGATGGTACTGACCCTGGTCGAGCCCCAGTCCTCGGGGCTGGGTGGCGGTGGCTTTCTGGTGCACTGGCACCAGGAAGAGCAGCATCTCACCACCCTGGATGGCCGGGAAACCGCCCCGCAGCAGGCGCCGCCCGGGCTGTTTCTCAACGATCAGGGCCAGCCCATGGGCTTTATGGAAGCCGTGGTCGGAGGACGCTCGGTGGGTACACCGGGTACTCCATTGCTGATGTGGCAGGCCCATCAGCGCTTTGGCGTCCTGCCCTGGCGAGAGCTGTTTGCGCCGGCCATTGATCTGGCACTGCACGGCTTCGCGGTCTCGCCCCGGCTGGCCCGGCTGATCGCCCAGAACCGCGACAGCCTGTTCAAGGATCCCGACAGCCGCCGCTATTTTTTCGACCCCCAGGGCCAGCCCCTCGCCGCCGGCAGTCGCCTGAGCAACCCGCCCCTTGCCGCCCTGCTGACCCGGCTCAGTATTGAAGGGCCATCGGCCTTTTATTCCGGCAAAATCGCCCAGCTGATGGTGGACAAGGTGCAGAGCGCGGCCGGTTACCTGAGCCTGAGCGATCTCGAGCAGTACCGGGTACAACAGCGACCGGGGCTGTGCTTTCCCTATCGCCGCTACAAAATCTGCGGCATGGGGCCACCAAGCTCGGGCACCCTGGCCCTGGGCCAGATCATGGGCATGCTGTCCCACTTTGAGCTGAGCAAGCTCGGCCCCGCTTCGCCCGAGGCCTGGCGACTGATGGCCGATGCCTCCCGGCTGGCTTTCGCCGATCGCAACCGCTATGCCGGCGACAGCGACTTTGTACCGGTGCCGGTCGACGGCCTGCTCGATCCCGATTACCTCTCAGAGCGCGCCCAGCTACTGAAAAACACCCAGCGAGCCCTCCCCTCGGTGGCCCCGGGCACGCCGAACGGACAGCGCCCCGCGGCCCCGGACACCTCGCCCGAATTCCCCTCCACCACCCACATCAGCATTATTGATGCCAGGGGCAATGCCGTGTCGCTCACCTCCACCATTGAAAATGCCTTTGGCTCCCGGCTGATGGTGCAGGGATTTCTGCTCAACAACGAGCTCACCGACTTCGCCTTTGTCCCCGAGGTGGATGGCGTGCCGGTGGCCAACCGGCTGCAGCCGGGCAAACGCCCGCGCTCGTCCATGAGCCCGACCCTGGTGTTTGACGATCAGGACCGGCTGCTGCTGGTGCTGGGCTCGCCCGGGGGCAGCAGCATCATCGGTTATGTACTGCATGCTCTGGTGAACCTGCTCGACTGGGGCATGGACGTTCGGGAGGCCATTCACCAGCCCCATGTGCTGCACCGGGGAGGCGCCCTCGAAATGGAGCCCTTCGGCCGCAACCTGGCGCTGGCACCGGCCATGGCGGCGCTCGGCTTTGAGGTGCGCACCACCGAGCTCAACTCCGGCCTGCACCTCATCATGCGCACCGCCGGCGGCCTCAGCGGTGCCGCCGACCCGCGCCGGGAAGGGCTGGCACTGGCAGCGGACTGA
- a CDS encoding PAS domain-containing methyl-accepting chemotaxis protein — translation MNRRNQHVIDEEVTYSDQEQLVSTTDKRGVITYANDIFCKVAGFTPDELVGKNHNIVRHPDMPKVAFKDLWEHMQKGQAWRGAVKNRCKDGRYYWVDAYVTPIYEQGEVTGYQSVRTRLDPAVRARAEQAYAGLLAAEQRKTRAVTPSFRSVLPWLGGVTLIGLLAGAFVNGGLSGLLWSLLPLGWLLLCCREQLFGSPRFFNRLGKEYDSLSRLVYSGNAPHSIADYHLGLWQARTRTILGRVDDATGSLKSLAAGMMQAMTGARDDLSRQDSDTHQIAAAIDEMSATANDITQNTQKAASNAEEAQHQCHLTQGQLEQTRQKIVELAQEAEQAAQATVALSEESERIGTLMVEIQGIADQTNLLALNAAIEAARAGEHGRGFAVVAEEVRALSTRTHGATEQIQGSISQIQQTLSRWRTMMDANMAHSQECVAAAEAGTESLGRVVQEIDHIVGVTVEISAAAGQQQLVAEEISRNVHQISEASSANLGKILQVETSSKELLERSQGLNDMTRTFA, via the coding sequence ATGAACAGAAGAAACCAGCACGTCATCGATGAAGAAGTCACCTACAGCGACCAGGAGCAACTGGTGTCCACCACCGACAAGCGCGGTGTGATCACCTATGCCAACGACATTTTCTGCAAGGTGGCGGGGTTTACCCCCGACGAGCTGGTGGGCAAGAACCACAACATAGTGCGCCACCCGGACATGCCCAAGGTGGCCTTTAAGGACCTCTGGGAGCACATGCAAAAGGGCCAGGCCTGGCGCGGCGCGGTCAAAAACCGTTGCAAGGACGGTCGCTACTACTGGGTGGATGCCTATGTGACGCCCATTTACGAACAGGGTGAGGTGACGGGCTACCAGTCGGTGCGTACCCGGCTGGATCCGGCGGTGCGGGCCCGGGCCGAACAGGCCTATGCCGGGCTGCTGGCGGCCGAGCAGCGCAAAACCCGCGCCGTGACCCCGTCGTTTCGTTCCGTGTTGCCCTGGCTGGGTGGCGTTACCCTGATAGGCCTGCTGGCGGGCGCCTTTGTCAACGGCGGCCTGAGCGGCCTGCTGTGGAGCCTGCTGCCCCTGGGCTGGCTGCTGCTCTGCTGTCGGGAGCAATTGTTTGGCTCACCGCGCTTTTTCAACCGCCTGGGCAAGGAATACGACAGCCTGTCCCGGCTGGTTTACTCCGGCAACGCGCCCCATTCCATCGCCGACTATCACCTGGGGCTGTGGCAGGCCAGAACCCGTACCATACTGGGCCGTGTAGACGATGCCACCGGCTCGCTCAAGTCGCTGGCGGCGGGCATGATGCAGGCCATGACCGGCGCCCGGGACGATCTCAGCCGCCAGGACAGCGATACCCACCAGATCGCCGCCGCCATCGATGAAATGTCGGCCACCGCCAACGACATAACCCAAAACACGCAAAAGGCCGCCAGTAATGCGGAAGAAGCCCAGCACCAGTGCCACCTCACCCAGGGGCAGCTGGAGCAGACCCGGCAGAAAATCGTCGAGCTGGCCCAGGAAGCAGAGCAGGCCGCCCAGGCCACAGTGGCGCTGTCGGAGGAGTCGGAGCGCATCGGTACCCTGATGGTGGAAATTCAGGGCATTGCCGATCAGACCAACCTGCTGGCCCTGAACGCCGCCATTGAAGCGGCCCGGGCCGGGGAACACGGGCGTGGCTTTGCGGTGGTGGCGGAAGAAGTGCGCGCCCTGTCTACCCGCACCCACGGTGCCACCGAGCAGATCCAGGGCAGTATTAGCCAGATCCAGCAAACCCTGTCCCGCTGGCGCACCATGATGGACGCCAACATGGCTCACAGCCAGGAATGCGTGGCCGCCGCCGAGGCAGGCACCGAAAGCCTGGGTCGGGTGGTGCAGGAAATCGATCACATAGTGGGCGTCACCGTGGAGATCTCCGCCGCCGCCGGCCAGCAGCAACTGGTGGCCGAGGAGATCAGCCGCAACGTGCACCAGATCTCGGAAGCCTCTTCCGCCAACCTGGGCAAGATCCTGCAGGTGGAAACCTCCAGCAAGGAGCTGCTGGAACGCTCTCAGGGACTGAACGACATGACCCGCACCTTTGCCTGA
- a CDS encoding sigma-54 dependent transcriptional regulator, with translation MVEQRLNVLMVEDTPSLAAMYRMFLQDEPLSLTVVSSGQEALEHIRRQPPDILLLDLILPDMPGMDILQWLHQEQQNVTTIVMTAHGSVDVAVDAMRLGAHDFISKPVEAERLKVTLHNTMKFRHLNQLVDQYRHEMERERFQGFIGESLPMQKVYRLIENAAPSTATVFITGESGTGKEVCAEAIHQLSGRADGPFIALNCAAIPRDLMESELFGHIKGAFTGALQDRDGAVIRANGGTLFMDEICEMDLELQSKLLRFLQTGLIQPVGSSNHVKVDVRIVCATNRDPLVEVEQGRFREDLYYRLHVIPVHLPPLRERGGDVISIATALVRQASREEGKDFVGLSEATKDRLQAYHWPGNVRQLQNVIRNAVVLHRGEWIEVDMLPAPLDRPLFEVPAAERELVPSPQPILPLAVIERQAIERTIAHCEGNISRAAALLEVSPSTIYRKLQSWGGDHG, from the coding sequence ATGGTAGAGCAAAGGCTTAATGTCCTGATGGTGGAAGATACGCCGTCACTGGCGGCGATGTATCGAATGTTCTTGCAGGACGAGCCTCTGTCGCTGACCGTGGTCAGCAGTGGTCAGGAGGCGCTGGAGCATATTCGGCGCCAGCCGCCCGATATTTTGTTGCTGGATCTGATCCTGCCCGACATGCCGGGCATGGATATTCTGCAATGGCTGCACCAGGAGCAGCAGAATGTCACCACCATAGTGATGACCGCCCACGGCTCGGTGGACGTGGCGGTCGACGCCATGCGCCTGGGGGCTCATGACTTTATCAGCAAGCCGGTGGAAGCCGAACGGCTCAAGGTCACCCTGCACAACACCATGAAATTTCGCCACCTCAATCAGCTGGTCGACCAGTACCGCCATGAAATGGAGCGGGAGCGCTTCCAGGGCTTTATCGGTGAAAGCCTGCCGATGCAAAAGGTCTACCGGCTGATTGAGAATGCCGCCCCCAGCACCGCCACCGTGTTCATCACCGGCGAAAGCGGCACCGGCAAGGAAGTGTGTGCCGAAGCCATTCATCAGCTCAGCGGCCGGGCCGACGGCCCCTTTATCGCCCTGAACTGCGCCGCCATTCCCCGGGATCTGATGGAAAGCGAGCTGTTTGGCCATATCAAGGGCGCCTTTACCGGGGCGCTGCAGGACAGGGACGGTGCGGTGATCCGCGCCAATGGCGGCACCCTGTTTATGGACGAGATCTGCGAAATGGATCTGGAGCTGCAAAGCAAGCTGCTGCGTTTTCTCCAGACCGGGCTGATCCAGCCGGTGGGCAGCTCCAATCACGTCAAGGTGGACGTACGCATCGTGTGTGCCACCAACCGTGATCCGCTGGTGGAAGTGGAGCAGGGTCGGTTTCGGGAAGATCTCTACTATCGCCTGCACGTGATCCCGGTACACCTGCCCCCGCTCAGGGAGCGGGGTGGGGATGTGATCAGCATCGCCACCGCCCTGGTGCGTCAGGCATCCCGGGAAGAGGGCAAGGATTTTGTGGGGTTGTCCGAGGCCACCAAGGACCGGCTGCAGGCCTATCATTGGCCGGGCAATGTGCGCCAGTTGCAGAATGTCATCCGTAACGCCGTGGTGCTGCACCGGGGCGAGTGGATTGAGGTCGATATGCTGCCCGCGCCCCTGGACCGGCCCCTGTTTGAGGTGCCCGCCGCAGAGCGGGAGCTGGTGCCCAGCCCTCAGCCTATCTTGCCGCTGGCGGTCATCGAGCGCCAAGCCATCGAGCGCACCATAGCGCACTGTGAGGGCAATATTTCCCGGGCGGCAGCGCTGCTCGAGGTGAGCCCGTCCACCATTTACCGCAAGCTGCAAAGCTGGGGAGGCGATCATGGCTGA
- a CDS encoding MGMT family protein, protein MPEAPSSSQAAILTLLALVPSGSVVSYGQLADLAGLPGRARLVGKVLRDADTHTLPWHRVVAANGRISLPAGSEAAREQRQRLLAEGVTLRGERVNMKKHRWQPDLAAILMLMER, encoded by the coding sequence TTGCCTGAGGCGCCTTCTTCCTCCCAGGCCGCCATCCTGACCCTGCTCGCCCTGGTGCCTTCGGGGTCGGTGGTCAGCTATGGCCAGCTGGCGGATCTGGCCGGCCTTCCCGGCCGGGCACGGCTGGTGGGAAAAGTACTGCGCGACGCCGACACTCACACCCTGCCCTGGCACCGGGTGGTCGCCGCCAATGGCCGGATCAGCCTGCCCGCGGGCAGTGAGGCGGCACGGGAGCAACGACAGCGGCTGCTGGCCGAAGGGGTGACATTGCGGGGTGAGCGGGTCAACATGAAAAAGCACCGCTGGCAGCCGGATCTGGCCGCCATTCTGATGCTGATGGAACGCTGA
- a CDS encoding Nif3-like dinuclear metal center hexameric protein, which produces MNNMELEQLLNRQLNVDAIRDYCPNGLQVEGRAEVRHIVTGVTASQALIDRAVALGADALLVHHGYFWKGESQPVRGMKRRRLKALLSHDINLYAYHLPLDIAPELGNNAQLASLLGIRVTGPLEADNPLSVAMRGELASPMSGSALAARIEQRLGRSVLHVGEGGPSEIRRLGWCTGGGQGYIELAAEQGMDAFISGEVSEQTVHTARELGLHFYAAGHHATERYGVKALGEWLAAEQGLKVEFVDIDNPA; this is translated from the coding sequence ATGAACAACATGGAGCTCGAGCAGCTGCTCAATCGGCAGCTGAATGTGGACGCCATTCGGGATTATTGCCCGAACGGACTGCAAGTGGAAGGCCGCGCCGAGGTTCGCCATATCGTGACCGGCGTGACCGCCAGCCAGGCGCTGATTGACCGGGCGGTGGCCCTTGGCGCCGATGCCTTGCTGGTGCATCACGGTTATTTCTGGAAGGGGGAGTCCCAGCCGGTGCGGGGCATGAAGCGCCGCCGGCTGAAGGCGTTACTCAGCCACGACATCAACCTGTACGCGTACCACCTGCCCCTGGACATCGCCCCTGAACTTGGGAACAACGCCCAGCTGGCGAGCCTGCTCGGCATTCGCGTCACCGGCCCCCTTGAAGCCGACAACCCGTTGTCGGTGGCCATGCGCGGCGAGCTGGCGTCTCCCATGAGCGGCAGCGCGTTGGCCGCGCGCATCGAGCAGCGGCTGGGGCGTAGCGTGTTGCACGTGGGCGAAGGCGGGCCAAGCGAGATCCGGCGCCTGGGCTGGTGCACCGGTGGCGGCCAGGGGTATATCGAGCTGGCGGCGGAGCAGGGCATGGATGCCTTTATCAGTGGTGAGGTGTCGGAGCAGACGGTGCACACGGCACGAGAGCTGGGCCTGCACTTTTATGCGGCGGGTCATCATGCGACCGAGCGTTACGGCGTGAAGGCGCTGGGAGAATGGCTGGCGGCTGAGCAGGGCCTTAAGGTGGAGTTTGTCGACATCGACAACCCGGCCTGA
- a CDS encoding DUF1853 family protein yields the protein MSPLLNELLNRLHHNEVRDLAWAIGSPGLLPGLEQAPDDGWYAALLQEYHPRLLELDRAPALLRRYCGHCRRLGQYFETLWHFFLLDHPRFQVLGYNRQQVVAGRTLGAFDLLVWDSRYRRIEHWELAVKFYLITDMRAPQNSALGINPCDRLRRKLEHMQQHQLRLSHQPPVRRALMAEGLMPAHTRLVLKGRLFYPQHAALPDGHAATVGRWGHEVPGPGFEPQQKLGWMTGGRSTSERRDRQNYRDRHGNWYVRVDANWNKEVRSDNMEARSGVEPD from the coding sequence ATGAGCCCTTTACTCAACGAGTTGTTAAACCGGCTGCACCACAACGAGGTACGTGACCTGGCCTGGGCCATTGGCAGCCCGGGCCTGTTACCCGGCCTGGAGCAGGCACCGGACGATGGCTGGTATGCGGCCTTGCTGCAGGAATATCACCCTCGCCTGCTGGAGCTGGACCGCGCGCCCGCCCTGCTGCGTCGTTATTGCGGACATTGCCGCCGCCTGGGCCAGTATTTCGAGACCCTGTGGCACTTCTTCCTGCTGGATCATCCGCGTTTCCAGGTGCTGGGCTACAACCGCCAGCAGGTGGTGGCCGGACGTACCCTGGGCGCTTTTGATCTGCTGGTGTGGGACAGCCGGTACCGGCGCATCGAGCACTGGGAGCTGGCGGTGAAATTTTATCTGATCACCGATATGCGGGCGCCGCAAAACAGTGCCCTGGGCATCAATCCCTGCGACAGGTTGCGTCGCAAACTGGAGCACATGCAGCAGCACCAGTTGCGCCTCAGCCACCAGCCGCCGGTGCGGCGGGCGCTGATGGCGGAAGGACTGATGCCGGCCCATACCCGGCTGGTGCTGAAAGGCCGGCTGTTTTACCCGCAACATGCCGCCCTGCCCGATGGCCATGCCGCCACTGTCGGCAGATGGGGTCATGAGGTGCCCGGGCCCGGTTTCGAGCCGCAACAGAAACTGGGATGGATGACGGGAGGCCGAAGTACCAGCGAACGCCGGGATCGACAAAACTACCGGGATCGCCATGGAAACTGGTATGTGAGGGTGGACGCCAATTGGAACAAGGAAGTACGAAGTGACAATATGGAGGCGCGTTCCGGAGTCGAACCGGACTAA
- the topA gene encoding type I DNA topoisomerase gives MSKSLVIVESPAKAKTINKYLGRNYVVKSSVGHVRDLPTAGSAGGKKPAARKTDTKQLSPEEKARLKKEKEHKALIARMGVDPEHGWKADYQVLPGKEKVVSELQALAEKADTVYLATDLDREGEAIAWHLKELIGGDDSRFKRVVFNEITKSAIQDAFSQPAELNLNRVNAQQARRFLDRVVGYMVSPLLWKKVARGLSAGRVQSVAVRLIVEKEREIKAFVPEEYWDIQAALSNEQQLALSMMVAKYQGKEFRPTNEADAMAAVTALRASSFEVASREDKPTQSKPPAPFITSTLQQAASTRLSFGVKRTMMLAQRLYEAGYITYMRTDSTNLSQEAVASVRDFIEQHHGSAYLPESANVYGAKANAQEAHEAIRPSDVTLSADQLDGMEADAKRLYDLIWRQFVACQMTPAQYDSSTITVRAGDYELKARGRILRFAGWTRVLSPQSRKGEDTELPAVQAGETLSLNELTPKQHFTKPPARFTEAALVRELEKRGIGRPSTYASIISTIQDRGYVKVESRRFYAEKMGEIVADRLQESFAELMNYDFTAQMESKLDEIAGGKLDWTQVLDAFYAEFSDELEKAEQPAEEGGMRANQMVLTDIDCPACGRKMGIRTATTGVFLGCSGYALPPKERCKQTINLIPGDDFVLANDEEAETDALRAKHRCSKCGTAMDAYLIDDKRKLHVCGQNPDCDGYELEQGQFKLKGYEGPVIDCDRCGAEMQLKSGRFGKYMACTSEACKNTRKILKNGEVAPPKEDPVHLPELPCSQSDAYFVLRDGAAGLFMAASNFPKSRETRAPLVEELVRFKDRLPAKFRYLAEAPTEDPDGNKAVVRFSRKNKEQYVMTEVNKKATGWTAHYVDGKWQQHQKGKK, from the coding sequence ATGAGCAAATCTCTCGTTATTGTGGAATCGCCCGCCAAGGCCAAGACCATCAACAAGTACCTGGGCAGGAACTACGTGGTCAAGTCCAGTGTCGGTCACGTTCGCGATCTGCCGACCGCCGGCTCTGCCGGCGGCAAGAAGCCCGCTGCCCGCAAGACCGACACCAAACAGCTGAGTCCAGAAGAAAAGGCCCGTCTGAAAAAGGAAAAGGAGCACAAGGCGCTGATCGCCCGCATGGGGGTGGATCCCGAACACGGCTGGAAGGCCGATTATCAGGTGCTGCCGGGCAAGGAAAAGGTGGTGAGCGAGCTGCAGGCCCTGGCGGAAAAGGCCGATACCGTTTACCTCGCAACGGATTTGGACCGCGAAGGGGAAGCCATTGCCTGGCACCTGAAAGAGCTGATCGGCGGTGACGATTCCCGTTTCAAGCGAGTGGTGTTTAACGAAATCACCAAGTCGGCCATTCAGGATGCTTTCAGCCAGCCGGCGGAGCTGAACCTGAACCGGGTCAACGCCCAGCAGGCCCGGCGCTTTCTCGACCGGGTGGTGGGCTACATGGTGTCGCCGCTGCTGTGGAAAAAAGTGGCCCGGGGCCTGTCCGCCGGCCGAGTACAGTCGGTGGCGGTGCGCCTGATTGTGGAAAAGGAACGGGAGATCAAGGCCTTTGTACCCGAAGAATACTGGGACATTCAGGCCGCCCTGAGCAACGAGCAACAGCTGGCACTGTCGATGATGGTTGCCAAATATCAGGGCAAGGAGTTTCGCCCGACCAACGAAGCCGACGCCATGGCGGCGGTGACCGCCCTGCGTGCCAGTTCCTTTGAGGTGGCGTCCCGGGAAGACAAGCCGACCCAGAGCAAACCGCCGGCGCCCTTTATTACCTCCACCCTGCAGCAGGCGGCCAGCACCCGGCTGAGCTTCGGGGTCAAGCGCACCATGATGCTGGCCCAGCGGTTGTATGAAGCCGGTTACATCACCTACATGCGTACCGACTCCACCAACCTGAGCCAGGAGGCGGTGGCCTCGGTGCGCGACTTTATCGAACAGCACCATGGCAGCGCCTATCTGCCCGAGTCGGCCAACGTTTACGGTGCCAAGGCCAATGCCCAGGAGGCTCACGAGGCCATTCGTCCGTCCGACGTGACCCTCTCCGCCGACCAGCTCGACGGCATGGAGGCCGACGCCAAGCGGCTGTATGATTTGATCTGGCGCCAGTTTGTGGCCTGCCAGATGACCCCGGCCCAGTACGACAGCAGCACCATCACGGTGCGCGCCGGCGACTATGAACTCAAGGCCCGGGGCCGCATTCTGCGCTTTGCGGGCTGGACCAGGGTGCTCAGCCCCCAAAGCCGCAAGGGGGAGGATACCGAGCTGCCGGCGGTGCAGGCGGGTGAAACCCTGAGCCTGAACGAGCTGACCCCCAAGCAGCATTTCACCAAGCCGCCGGCCCGCTTTACCGAAGCCGCCCTGGTGCGGGAGCTGGAAAAGCGGGGCATCGGCCGGCCGTCCACCTATGCTTCCATTATTTCCACCATTCAGGACCGGGGCTATGTGAAGGTGGAAAGCCGCCGCTTCTACGCCGAAAAAATGGGGGAGATCGTGGCCGACCGGCTGCAGGAAAGTTTTGCCGAGCTGATGAACTACGACTTTACCGCCCAGATGGAAAGCAAGCTGGATGAAATCGCCGGCGGCAAGCTTGACTGGACTCAGGTGCTCGATGCCTTTTATGCCGAATTTAGTGACGAGCTGGAAAAAGCCGAGCAACCGGCGGAAGAAGGCGGCATGCGCGCCAATCAGATGGTGCTGACCGACATCGACTGCCCGGCCTGTGGCCGCAAGATGGGTATTCGTACCGCCACCACCGGGGTGTTTCTGGGCTGCTCCGGCTACGCCCTGCCACCCAAGGAGCGCTGCAAGCAGACCATCAACCTCATTCCCGGTGATGACTTTGTGCTGGCCAACGACGAGGAGGCGGAGACCGATGCCCTGCGCGCCAAGCATCGTTGCAGCAAGTGCGGCACCGCCATGGATGCTTATCTGATCGACGACAAGCGCAAGCTGCATGTGTGCGGCCAGAACCCGGACTGTGACGGCTACGAGCTGGAGCAGGGCCAGTTCAAGCTCAAGGGCTATGAAGGCCCGGTGATCGACTGTGACCGTTGCGGCGCCGAGATGCAGCTCAAGAGCGGCCGTTTCGGCAAGTACATGGCCTGCACCAGCGAAGCGTGCAAGAACACCCGCAAGATCCTGAAAAATGGCGAGGTGGCCCCGCCCAAGGAAGATCCGGTGCACCTGCCTGAGCTGCCCTGCAGCCAGTCCGATGCCTATTTCGTGCTGCGGGACGGCGCCGCCGGTCTGTTTATGGCCGCCAGCAACTTTCCCAAGTCCCGGGAAACCCGGGCCCCGCTGGTGGAAGAGCTGGTCCGCTTCAAGGATCGGCTGCCGGCCAAATTCCGCTACCTGGCCGAGGCGCCGACCGAAGACCCGGACGGCAACAAGGCGGTGGTGCGCTTCAGCCGCAAAAACAAGGAACAATACGTGATGACCGAGGTCAATAAGAAAGCGACCGGCTGGACCGCCCACTACGTGGACGGCAAGTGGCAGCAGCACCAGAAAGGCAAGAAATAA
- the astB gene encoding N-succinylarginine dihydrolase, with translation MGNREANFDGLVGPTHNYAGLSWGNVASGQHARSTSNPRQAALQGLDKMKALADLGLVQGVLAPQERPDMATLRRLGFTGSDSQVLDQAFREEPLLLAACCSASAMWTANAATVSPGADTQDGRVHFTPANLVNKFHRSLEHEVTGRLLRRVFADETYFCHHPALPAHEDFGDEGAANHNRLHDDNNRGLELFVYGRSAHRPDVPAPRRYPARQTLEASRAVARLHGLGEHNTVFTQQNPAVIDQGVFHNDVIAVGNGNVLFYHQQAFVDTPAMQDEIRRKLPDTEMHFIEVRDDEVPVADAVSSYLFNTQLVTLAPGHMALIAPTECAETPSVKRYLERLTTMHTPIQEVRFMDVKQSMQNGGGPACLRLRVAMSDAELAAVNPACLLDERLHQRLTDWVNRHYRDRLSPDDLRDPALLTESRTALDELTQLLALGSVYPFQR, from the coding sequence ATGGGGAATAGGGAAGCAAACTTTGATGGCCTGGTTGGCCCCACCCACAACTACGCCGGCCTGTCCTGGGGCAACGTGGCCTCAGGGCAGCACGCCAGAAGCACCTCCAACCCGCGCCAGGCGGCCCTGCAAGGACTCGATAAAATGAAGGCCCTGGCCGACCTGGGCCTGGTACAGGGCGTGCTGGCCCCCCAGGAGCGACCGGACATGGCCACCCTGCGCCGGCTGGGCTTTACCGGCTCCGATTCGCAAGTACTGGACCAGGCCTTTCGCGAAGAGCCGCTGCTGCTGGCCGCCTGCTGCTCGGCGTCCGCCATGTGGACCGCCAACGCTGCCACCGTCTCGCCCGGCGCCGACACTCAGGATGGCCGGGTGCATTTCACCCCCGCCAACCTGGTGAACAAATTTCACCGCTCTCTGGAGCACGAGGTCACCGGACGCCTGCTGCGCCGCGTATTTGCCGACGAAACCTACTTTTGTCACCACCCGGCCCTGCCGGCCCACGAGGATTTCGGCGACGAGGGGGCGGCCAACCACAACCGGCTGCATGACGATAATAACCGGGGGCTTGAGTTGTTTGTGTATGGACGCAGCGCCCACCGGCCCGATGTTCCCGCCCCGCGCCGCTACCCGGCGCGCCAGACCCTGGAAGCGTCCCGGGCCGTGGCCCGGCTGCATGGGCTGGGTGAGCACAACACGGTTTTTACACAGCAAAACCCGGCGGTGATCGACCAGGGGGTGTTTCACAACGACGTGATTGCCGTGGGCAACGGCAATGTGCTGTTTTATCACCAGCAGGCCTTTGTCGACACGCCGGCCATGCAGGACGAAATCCGGCGCAAGCTGCCCGATACCGAGATGCACTTTATCGAGGTAAGGGACGACGAGGTACCGGTGGCGGATGCGGTGAGCAGCTACCTGTTCAACACCCAGCTGGTGACCCTGGCTCCCGGCCATATGGCGCTGATCGCCCCCACCGAGTGTGCCGAGACCCCCAGTGTCAAACGCTACCTCGAGCGGCTGACCACCATGCATACGCCGATACAGGAAGTGCGCTTTATGGACGTGAAACAAAGCATGCAAAACGGCGGCGGCCCCGCCTGCCTGCGCCTGCGGGTGGCCATGTCTGACGCGGAACTGGCGGCGGTGAACCCTGCCTGCCTGCTCGACGAGCGCCTGCACCAGCGCCTGACCGACTGGGTAAACCGCCACTACCGGGACCGGCTGAGCCCGGACGATCTGCGGGATCCGGCGCTGCTGACCGAGTCCCGCACCGCCCTGGACGAACTCACGCAACTGCTTGCACTGGGTTCCGTGTATCCGTTTCAGCGGTAA